A window of Hevea brasiliensis isolate MT/VB/25A 57/8 chromosome 14, ASM3005281v1, whole genome shotgun sequence contains these coding sequences:
- the LOC110657461 gene encoding uncharacterized protein LOC110657461 isoform X1, whose product MTTIETEMDQPPKNKVSTATAKIQSSASSFKRWGRKHPFVRYGLPMISLTVFGAVGLGHLLQGSKDIAKVKDDQEWEIIETRNALSRTGPVEAYNPKKTTLEEELKALQKKMDINNYEYKRIPKPNEGKSG is encoded by the exons ATGACAACTATTGAAACAGAAATGGATCAGCCTCCGAAAAATAAGGTTTCTACTGCCACTGCTAAGATTCAAAGTTCAGCTTCGTCATTCAAAAGATGGGGAAGGAAGCATCCATTTGTCAGATATGGGCTTCCCATGATTTCACTCACTGTCTTTGGGGCAGTAGGCCTTGGTCATTTGTTGCAAGGCAG CAAGGATATTGCAAAGGTGAAGGATGATCAAGAATGGGAGATTATTGAGACAAGAAATGCATTATCTAGAACAGGGCCTGTAGAAGCATACAATCCTAAAAAGACTACACTGGAAGAGGAGTTAAAG GCTTTGCAAAAGAAAATGGACATAAACAACTACGAGTACAAAAGAATTCCAAAGCCAAATGAAGGCAAGTCAGGCTAG
- the LOC110657460 gene encoding E3 ubiquitin-protein ligase WAV3, with translation MGSKWRKAKLALGLNLCAYAPRTLEDLPPPASERLSDAALLSPANWDSRPMTPTPSSHGLRLSKSGSKSSKQTCSICLTMMKQGGGHAIFTAECSHSFHFHCIASNVKHGNQICPVCRAKWKEIPLQAPSLDPLPARASINALGWPQNDALMTVVRRLPPRRDLNRRHIVPLLQAPEPSVFDDDESLDLQPVFADRSSGNNKNAADHNSARTIEIKKYPEVSAASRSKSYDNFTVLVNLKAAATIIRQDPRRNQASLPQISQAPRAPVDLVTVLDISGSMAGTKLALLKRAMGFVIQNLGSNDRLSVIAFSSTARRLFPLRRMSDTGRQHALQAVNSLVANGGTNIAEGLRKGAKVMEDRREKNPVASIILLSDGQDTYTVSGSGGNQPQPNYSLLLPLSIHGSETAGFQIPVHTFGFGADHDASSMHSISEISGGTFSFIETEAVIQDAFAQCIGGLLSVVVQELQVAVECVHPSIHLVSLKAGSYPSRVMADARTGFIDVGDLYADEERDFLVSVNVPAVSSGNQTPLIKVRCVYKDPLTKEIKTLETEELRLERPETSEEGALSIEVDRQRNRLQAAEAMSQAKTAAEQGDLAGAVSILEKFRRVLSETISAKSHDRLCIALDAELKEMQERMASRHVYEASGRAYILSGLSSHSWQRATARGDSTDGSSLVQAYQTPSMTEMLTRSQAMLLGSPSAQRLVQPYWSFGSQPNPRIMLFLAMLNQELLLFLLLSLMPVHISCICIDSSMCVTFDHLVLHLNKKMDCTSPFLCMKVGKEIKERG, from the exons ATGGGAAGCAAATGGAGAAAAGCAAAATTAGCTTTGGGTTTAAATCTTTGTGCGTATGCACCAAGAACTCTAGAGGACTTACCACCACCTGCAAGTGAGAGACTATCTGATGCTGCTTTGCTTTCACCTGCAAACTGGGACTCAAGGCCAATGACACCTACACCATCTTCACACGGTCTGAGGTTGTCCAAGAGTGGAAGCAAATCATCAAag CAAACCTGCTCAATATGCCTGACCATGATGAAACAAGGAGGCGGCCATGCTATTTTTACTGCAGAGTGCTCACATTCCTTCCATTTCCATTGCATTGCTTCAAATGTAAAACATGGAAACCAAATTTGTCCAGTTTGCCGAGCAAAATGGAAAGAAATCCCCTTGCAGGCTCCCAGTTTGGACCCTTTGCCTGCTAGAGCATCCATCAATGCACTAGGTTGGCCTCAAAATGATGCTTTGATGACTGTCGTCCGAAGGTTACCTCCTCGTCGAGATCTGAATCGAAGGCACATTGTCCCATTACTTCAGGCTCCTGAGCCAAGTGTATTTGACGATGATGAATCATTAGATCTCCAACCTGTTTTTGCTGATAGGAGTTCTGGCAATAATAAAAATGCTGCAGATCACAATTCTGCTAGAACTATAGAGATCAAGAAGTATCCAGAAGTTTCAGCTGCATCGCGATCCAAGTCATATGATAACTTCACTGTCTTGGTCAATCTTAAAGCTGCTGCTACAATTATAAGACAGGATCCTAGAAGAAACCAGGCTAGCTTGCCTCAAATCTCGCAAGCTCCTCGTGCCCCAGTTGACCTAGTCACAGTGCTTGACATCAGTGGTAGCATGGCAGGTACAAAGCTAGCATTGCTAAAACGAGCCATGGGGTTCGTAATACAGAACCTTGGCTCCAATGACAGGCTCTCAGTTATCGCCTTTTCTTCCACTGCCCGCCGCCTCTTCCCCCTCCGTCGAATGTCTGATACGGGCCGTCAGCATGCACTTCAAGCTGTCAATTCTTTGGTTGCAAATGGTGGAACTAATATTGCTGAAGGCCTGAGAAAGGGAGCGAAAGTAATGGAAGACCGAAGGGAAAAGAATCCTGTGGCAAGTATAATACTGCTATCAGATGGGCAGGATACTTATACTGTCAGTGGTTCTGGTGGTAACCAACCTCAGCCAAATTACTCGTTGCTCCTCCCTCTGTCTATTCATGGCAGTGAAACTGCAGGGTTTCAGATTCCAGTGCATACTTTTGGCTTTGGTGCAGACCATGATGCTTCATCAATGCATTCAATTTCAGAAATTTCAGGAGGCACCTTTTCTTTCATTGAGACTGAAGCTGTAATACAGGATGCATTTGCACAATGCATTGGGGGACTTTTAAGCGTTGTGGTGCAGGAGCTGCAGGTGGCAGTGGAGTGTGTGCACCCAAGTATCCACCTTGTCTCACTGAAAGCAGGAAGTTACCCAAGTCGTGTGATGGCTGATGCACGTACAGGGTTTATTGATGTCGGAGATCTTTATGCTGATGAAGAGAGGGATTTTCTGGTTTCAGTCAATGTCCCAGCTGTCTCTTCTGGAAATCAAACACCACTAATAAAGGTGAGATGTGTTTACAAGGATCCTTTAACTAAAGAAATCAAAACATTAGAAACTGAAGAACTTAGGCTTGAGAGGCCTGAAACATCTGAAGAAGGAGCATTGTCAATTGAAGTCGACAGGCAACGCAACAGACTTCAAGCAGCTGAGGCAATGTCACAGGCAAAAACTGCAGCTGAGCAGGGAGATCTGGCTGGTGCAGTTTCTATCCTTGAAAAGTTCAGAAGGGTGTTGTCAGAAACTATATCAGCTAAATCCCATGATCGATTATGCATTGCATTAGATGCAGAGCTCAAGGAGATGCAAGAGAGGATGGCAAGTAGGCATGTGTATGAAGCATCTGGTAGAGCTTATATTCTTTCAGGTCTGAGCTCACATTCATGGCAAAGAGCAACAGCAAGAGGAGACTCAACTGATGGTTCAAGTCTTGTTCAGGCTTATCAAACCCCATCAATGACTGAGATGCTTACTCGATCTCAGGCTATGTTACTTGGTAGTCCATCAGCTCAGAGGCTTGTCCAGCCATATTGGTCATTTGGATCACAGCCAAATCCAAG GATTATGCTATTTTTGGCCATGTTGAATCAAGAGTTGCTTCTCTTCTTGCTTCTTTCTCTCATGCCTGTGCATATATCATGCATATGTATTGACAGTAGCATGTGCGTAACATTTGATCATTTGGTTCTCCATTTGAACAAGAAAATGGATTGTACATCTCCATTTCTTTgcatgaaagtgggtaaagaaaTAAAAGAGAGAGGATAA
- the LOC110657461 gene encoding uncharacterized protein LOC110657461 isoform X2, translating to MGKEASICQIWASHDFTHCLWGSRPWSFVARQFSKDIAKVKDDQEWEIIETRNALSRTGPVEAYNPKKTTLEEELKALQKKMDINNYEYKRIPKPNEGKSG from the exons ATGGGGAAGGAAGCATCCATTTGTCAGATATGGGCTTCCCATGATTTCACTCACTGTCTTTGGGGCAGTAGGCCTTGGTCATTTGTTGCAAGGCAG TTCAGCAAGGATATTGCAAAGGTGAAGGATGATCAAGAATGGGAGATTATTGAGACAAGAAATGCATTATCTAGAACAGGGCCTGTAGAAGCATACAATCCTAAAAAGACTACACTGGAAGAGGAGTTAAAG GCTTTGCAAAAGAAAATGGACATAAACAACTACGAGTACAAAAGAATTCCAAAGCCAAATGAAGGCAAGTCAGGCTAG